The following are encoded together in the Pseudidiomarina andamanensis genome:
- a CDS encoding DUF962 domain-containing protein, protein MVQFKNFSEFYPYYLAEHADPRCRAMHYIGSTLVLGVLVYAVFTQQWLWLVAIPFVGYGFAWLGHFGFEHNKPATFKYPAYSLLGDWVMYGQFLLSLIGIKTGPKNSRPSN, encoded by the coding sequence ATCGTGCAGTTTAAGAATTTCTCTGAGTTTTATCCGTACTATTTAGCGGAGCACGCTGACCCACGCTGTCGCGCTATGCATTATATTGGCAGTACGTTGGTGTTGGGGGTACTTGTCTACGCAGTATTCACTCAACAGTGGCTTTGGTTAGTGGCTATTCCATTCGTGGGATACGGGTTTGCATGGTTGGGGCACTTCGGTTTTGAGCACAACAAGCCGGCGACATTTAAGTATCCGGCTTATTCATTATTAGGCGACTGGGTGATGTATGGTCAGTTTCTATTAAGTCTGATTGGCATTAAAACTGGGCCAAAGAATTCTCGCCCGTCTAATTAA
- a CDS encoding DUF3301 domain-containing protein, whose product MILGDAILLLFVGFVVLLFWQGRRQAEHARRYVEQYCKTHQLQFLDIAWQSGRPAKRARHIGWLSTYEFGFSSDGESRYVGQATLFNLRLVEVTVPPHRVPNAD is encoded by the coding sequence ATGATACTAGGCGATGCCATCTTACTGCTTTTTGTCGGCTTTGTGGTTTTACTATTCTGGCAAGGTCGACGTCAGGCCGAGCACGCACGGCGCTACGTTGAGCAGTATTGCAAAACGCACCAATTGCAGTTTTTAGATATTGCTTGGCAAAGTGGACGACCGGCAAAACGGGCGCGCCATATCGGCTGGTTAAGTACCTACGAATTTGGTTTTAGTAGTGATGGTGAGAGTCGCTACGTGGGGCAAGCGACGTTATTTAACTTACGCTTAGTGGAAGTAACCGTGCCGCCCCATCGCGTACCGAATGCCGATTAA